From a single Gimesia fumaroli genomic region:
- a CDS encoding GNAT family N-acetyltransferase: MDIIEVNEIKDLESYRNDWNRLLSVTPGGSFFQSLDWLAIYWQHFHEKQYLRVFVVRDANEVTGIVPLCVRRIKTKLGSCSILTYPFDDWGSYYGPVSADPETTLKVALDLIQASQQDWDLIDLRCVDTDGFDAGATERAMDASNLSCKKFEWDQTAYVDLNQDWDTYLAGRSGKARQTYLRAEKRVAKEGEIEFMRYRPRGEEYGDGDPRRDLYEICEAIARQSWQGNSTTGTTLTHEKVAQFFRDTHESAARFGAVDLNLLYLSGKPAAFNYNYIYQGRVYSLRMGFDPAVSNKGLGRLLMGRMIRNSMEIGDQLLDIGPGSLDAKKYWYTSVESSYRYVHYSQVSKMAKVLQTSSRIADWCRDRFMHDLENEKQDSGHSSFSASRH, encoded by the coding sequence TTGTCAGTGACTCCCGGAGGAAGTTTTTTTCAGTCTCTGGATTGGTTAGCGATTTACTGGCAACATTTTCATGAGAAACAGTACCTGCGTGTCTTTGTGGTTCGCGATGCGAATGAAGTCACAGGAATTGTGCCTTTATGCGTGAGACGGATCAAGACGAAGTTAGGATCGTGTAGCATTCTGACTTACCCGTTTGATGATTGGGGGAGTTACTATGGGCCGGTTTCTGCTGATCCCGAGACGACTCTGAAAGTGGCACTGGATTTGATTCAGGCGTCTCAGCAAGACTGGGATCTGATCGATTTGCGGTGTGTGGACACAGATGGATTTGATGCGGGTGCAACAGAGCGCGCGATGGATGCGTCAAACCTTTCCTGCAAAAAATTTGAGTGGGATCAAACCGCCTATGTTGATCTTAATCAAGACTGGGACACTTATCTCGCTGGTCGATCGGGGAAAGCGCGTCAGACGTATTTACGTGCGGAAAAGCGGGTTGCGAAAGAAGGCGAGATTGAATTCATGCGGTATCGTCCTCGGGGCGAAGAATACGGAGACGGCGATCCACGTAGGGATCTATATGAGATTTGCGAAGCGATTGCGCGCCAAAGCTGGCAAGGAAATTCGACAACCGGTACTACTTTGACGCATGAGAAGGTGGCTCAATTTTTTCGTGATACACATGAAAGCGCGGCACGGTTTGGAGCCGTCGATTTAAATTTACTCTATCTGTCTGGCAAGCCGGCTGCCTTCAATTATAACTATATCTATCAGGGCCGCGTTTACTCGCTGCGGATGGGATTTGATCCTGCTGTTTCCAATAAGGGGCTGGGGCGATTACTCATGGGGCGAATGATTCGCAACAGCATGGAGATTGGGGATCAACTGTTAGACATTGGCCCCGGGTCTCTCGATGCGAAGAAATACTGGTATACCTCAGTGGAGTCCAGTTATCGTTACGTGCATTATTCACAGGTTTCGAAAATGGCAAAGGTATTGCAGACGAGCAGTCGTATCGCAGACTGGTGTCGTGATCGATTTATGCACGATCTTGAAAATGAGAAACAGGATTCCGGGCACTCCTCATTTTCTGCTTCGCGACATTAA